The Papaver somniferum cultivar HN1 unplaced genomic scaffold, ASM357369v1 unplaced-scaffold_107, whole genome shotgun sequence genome includes a region encoding these proteins:
- the LOC113327711 gene encoding protein ENHANCED DISEASE RESISTANCE 2-like: MPSSSSTNKMVNNGSNEGSDREGSSSPSSSSSSEQEKAAEKFEYSGWVYHLGVNTIGQDYCHLRFLSVKGKYVEMYKRDPHENPGIKPIRKGAVGYTLMVEELGRRKVNNGELYVLRLSNRLDESRKGEIACATAGEATKWMEAFDHAKQQAEYELAKGGSCTQKKLKNMENNELNFEGHRPRMRRYAHGLRKLVRIGKGPEALLRQTSNLGDEHVKPDGFFKGDVGDAVEAHQWKCVHTVNGIRIFEDVADGKKRKKDVLVKSVGVVDANMDTVFEMVLSLDRRKRYEWDMMTSDLELVDSLNGHNDVVYGTYDPKYLTRWQSKRDFVFSRQWFRGQDDGAYTILQFPAIHKKKPPRSSYRRTNITPSTWEIKALDPASPSDAPRCLVTLMLEISSSGWRKWKKYQHSTFEKTIPYALLCQVAGLREYFEANPSPTYASSTTTVQTESSASSGSYSEFLDGDESDQFYDAIAADETSSSDDEDSDDDVEVLKKNDGKVKLKNVSWAIARLALKRNTAPSSEKELDASISPVSVNAIQVHGSLRVGKDDSDADCWTSPDGQGFMIRGQTYLKDSSKITGGIPLLKLLAVDWFKSDTKIDRIAAHPRCLVQSEAAKKLPFILVINLQVPAKPNYSLVMYYAADRPIKQDSLLGKFVDGSDTFRDSRFKLIPSIKEGYWMVKRAVGTKACLLGKAVTCRYLRQDNFLEIDVDIGSSSVARSIINLVLGYVTSLVVDLAILVEAKEENELPEYILGTVRLNRLKPESAVDFEAS; encoded by the coding sequence ATGCCGTCGTCATCGTCAACAAATAAGATGGTGAATAACGGTAGCAACGAAGGATCTGATAGAGAAGGATCATCATCGCCGTCGTCGTCATCGTCATCCGAGCAAGAGAAGGCTGCAGAAAAGTTTGAGTATTCTGGCTGGGTATACCATCTTGGTGTTAACACGATTGGTCAAGACTACTGCCATCTTCGTTTTCTTTCCGTTAAGGGCAAATATGTGGAGATGTATAAGCGAGATCCTCATGAGAATCCCGGCATTAAACCCATTAGAAAAGGCGCCGTTGGATACACTCTTATGGTGGAGGAATTAGGTCGTAGGAAGGTCAATAATGGGGAGCTCTATGTTTTACGGCTTTCCAATCGATTAGACGAGAGCAGAAAAGGAGAAATCGCTTGTGCTACAGCTGGTGAAGCTACAAAATGGATGGAAGCATTTGATCATGCTAAGCAACAGGCTGAGTATGAGCTGGCAAAAGGAGGTAGTTGTACGCAGAAAAAGCTTAAAAACATGGAGAATAATGAGCTCAATTTTGAGGGGCATCGACCTAGAATGAGGAGGTATGCGCATGGGTTAAGAAAACTTGTAAGAATCGGAAAAGGTCCTGAGGCACTTCTACGCCAGACCTCAAATCTAGGAGATGAGCATGTCAAGCCAGATGGGTTTTTTAAAGGGGACGTTGGTGATGCTGTTGAGGCCCATCAGTGGAAATGTGTTCACACAGTCAATGGTATTAGAATTTTTGAGGATGTCGCAGATGGAAAGAAACGGAAAAAGGATGTTCTTGTTAAATCTGTTGGTGTTGTGGATGCAAACATGGATACAGTCTTTGAAATGGTTCTTAGCCTTGATCGAAGAAAGAGATATGAGTGGGATATGATGACCAGTGACCTAGAACTGGTTGATTCTTTGAATGGCCACAATGATGTTGTCTATGGGACATATGACCCGAAATACCTCACTCGGTGGCAATCCAAaagggattttgttttctcaAGGCAGTGGTTCCGAGGGCAGGATGATGGAGCATATACCATTTTACAATTTCCTGCCATCCACAAAAAGAAACCTCCAAGATCTAGCTATCGCAGAACTAACATTACTCCTTCAACATGGGAAATTAAAGCGCTTGACCCTGCATCACCTTCCGATGCTCCAAGATGTCTCGTGACTCTAATGTTGGAGATAAGCTCTAGTGGCTGGCGAAAATGGAAAAAATATCAGCATTCAACATTTGAGAAGACCATTCCGTACGCGTTACTGTGCCAAGTGGCAGGACTTAGAGAATACTTTGAAGCCAATCCATCTCCAACATATGCAAGTTCTACGACTACTGTCCAAACAGAATCATCTGCTTCTTCAGGTTCTTATTCTGAATTTCTAGACGGTGATGAAAGTGATCAGTTTTATGATGCCATCGCTGCTGATGAGACGTCGTcatctgatgatgaggatagtgacgATGATGTAGAGGTCCTCAAGAAGAATGATGGAAAGGTAAAGCTGAAGAATGTTTCATGGGCGATTGCTAGGTTAGCTTTGAAGCGAAATACAGCTCCGAGTTCAGAGAAGGAACTTGATGCCAGCATTTCTCCTGTCAGTGTTAATGCAATTCAGGTTCATGGGTCTCTGCGTGTAGGGAAAGACGATTCAGATGCAGATTGTTGGACTTCTCCTGACGGCCAAGGATTTATGATAAGAGGGCAGACTTACTTAAAAGATTCTTCTAAGATAACGGGGGGGATTCCTCTTTTGAAGCTATTAGCGGTTGATTGGTTCAAGTCTGATACTAAGATTGATAGGATTGCAGCGCATCCTAGATGTCTAGTTCAGTCAGAAGCTGCAAAGAAACTCCCGTTTATCCTTGTCATTAATCTCCAGGTTCCAGCTAAACCAAACTACAGCTTAGTCATGTACTATGCTGCTGACAGGCCGATAAAACAGGATTCTTTGCTGGGCAAATTCGTTGATGGCAGTGACACATTTCGTGATTCAAGATTTAAACTAATTCCAAGTATTAAGGAGGGATACTGGATGGTCAAGCGAGCGGTTGGGACAAAAGCTTGCTTGCTGGGGAAAGCAGTGACGTGTAGATACCTTAGACAAGATAATTTTCTTGAGATCGATGTGGATATTGGCTCGTCATCAGTTGCAAGAAGTATAATCAACTTAGTTCTTGGATATGTTACCAGCCTTGTTGTTGATCTCGCAATTTTAGTTGAGGCcaaagaagaaaatgaactgCCTGAATATATTCTTGGAACAGTACGGCTAAACCGCTTGAAGCCAGAATCTGCTGTTGATTTTGAAGCTTCCTGA